Sequence from the Corallococcus sp. EGB genome:
TCATTCCAGCGCCGGTCCCCCAGGAGCGACGCGTAGGTGGGGTACTGCTGGAGTGAGTACTGCCACTCCGCATCCAACAGGGCGTGCAGCGCGGCGGAAGCGGCACCGCGCGAGGGGACGGACTCGGATGACATGGGCGGACTCCGGAGCGCAAACCGCGGCTAGATGAACAGCGTGGGATCGAACTCGTCCACGTTGACCGGCAGCAGCCGGGGCAGGGGACGCTGGAACACGCGGGCGTTGAGCTCCAGGTCGACGACCTTCAGGCCCAGCGGGGTGAGCTCGCGGAACTTCTGGCTCACGTACTCGCGCAGCCCCAGCACGGCGACCTGACGCTTCTCCTCCAGCAGCGGCTTGAGCGCCTCCGCGAAGTCCGCGCCGTCGTGGCTGGCCAGGCCCACCGCCGCCTGCGGGCGCTGGGTGCGGATGTTCTCCAGGAGCTTCAGGATGCCCAGGTCCACGACCTTCTGGTCCGGACGGCCGTGCAGCAGCGCCACCTCGCAGCCCGCGGACTTCAGCGCGCGCACGAAGCCAATCATCGCGTCCGGCAGCTGCTCGCCGCGCGCGTTGAGCACCACCACGCAGCG
This genomic interval carries:
- a CDS encoding NYN domain-containing protein, with the protein product MQSARPAAASYVLIDAENVDWAVSNIVGRKPEPQDRVQFDRLVAFCDTYFPKPVRCVVVLNARGEQLPDAMIGFVRALKSAGCEVALLHGRPDQKVVDLGILKLLENIRTQRPQAAVGLASHDGADFAEALKPLLEEKRQVAVLGLREYVSQKFRELTPLGLKVVDLELNARVFQRPLPRLLPVNVDEFDPTLFI